A genomic stretch from Kribbella amoyensis includes:
- a CDS encoding TadE/TadG family type IV pilus assembly protein has product MATHPDPAARPTPAARLLAYFRIDAARNDRGALSPAVVILAVMIFTLAGLVIDGGRQLGAKSRAVGYAQEAARVGAAAIDLKVSEAKIDTAKAGTAVAQFCAQVTGNDPAVTQCGTTKLTGDDLAVQVTISNKTTFLGMVGIGNLDARGTGEAHAEQGVKKPDESPQIPPIFVITKTEGPGAPTRTATEPPIDLTCPRWTVGSPKPTLPVPLPLPTTCTPNVTPSPTDDPSESPSETPSGTPSPTPSGGGGPVVPVVPQNSVPPMIGQR; this is encoded by the coding sequence ATGGCAACACACCCTGACCCCGCGGCCCGCCCGACCCCGGCCGCCCGCCTGCTCGCGTACTTCCGCATCGATGCCGCCCGCAACGACCGCGGCGCGCTCAGCCCGGCCGTCGTCATCCTGGCCGTGATGATCTTCACCCTGGCCGGCCTCGTCATCGACGGCGGCCGCCAGCTCGGGGCGAAGTCCCGCGCCGTCGGGTACGCCCAGGAGGCTGCCCGGGTCGGTGCCGCGGCGATCGACCTGAAGGTGAGCGAGGCGAAGATCGACACCGCCAAGGCCGGGACGGCGGTCGCCCAGTTCTGCGCCCAGGTGACCGGCAACGACCCGGCGGTGACCCAGTGCGGGACGACGAAGCTGACCGGCGACGACCTCGCCGTCCAGGTCACGATCAGCAACAAGACCACGTTCCTGGGCATGGTCGGGATCGGCAACCTCGATGCCCGGGGCACCGGTGAGGCGCACGCCGAGCAGGGTGTGAAGAAGCCCGACGAGAGCCCGCAGATCCCGCCGATCTTCGTGATCACCAAGACCGAGGGTCCCGGCGCGCCGACCAGGACCGCGACCGAGCCGCCGATCGACCTGACCTGCCCGCGCTGGACGGTCGGATCGCCCAAGCCGACCCTGCCGGTCCCGCTGCCGTTGCCGACGACCTGTACGCCGAACGTCACCCCGAGCCCGACCGACGACCCGTCGGAGTCGCCTTCGGAGACCCCGTCGGGCACGCCGTCACCGACGCCCTCGGGTGGTGGCGGCCCGGTCGTCCCCGTTGTCCCGCAGAACTCCGTCCCGCCGATGATCGGGCAGCGGTGA
- a CDS encoding TadE/TadG family type IV pilus assembly protein → MKILGKWSPHAHGAPASPAHRRSGRLRRRDQRGTMALEMVILAPILLILFMFLLACGRYFQTSSLLENAARDGARSASQARSLADAQARVDEAVSRTLDQSVASCKDSASGTITTAFTAGTPLSVEVSCTIDYRDLGLLGIGGDTQITKKFSSSLDPYRGVRDGNTP, encoded by the coding sequence ATGAAAATCCTGGGGAAGTGGTCGCCGCACGCCCACGGCGCGCCCGCTTCGCCTGCCCACCGCCGGTCCGGGCGGCTCCGCCGGCGGGACCAGCGCGGCACGATGGCGCTGGAGATGGTGATCCTCGCGCCGATCCTGCTGATCCTGTTCATGTTCCTGCTCGCCTGTGGCCGGTACTTCCAGACCTCGTCGCTGCTGGAGAACGCGGCCCGCGACGGCGCCCGCTCCGCCAGCCAGGCCCGTTCGCTCGCGGACGCGCAGGCCCGCGTCGACGAGGCGGTCAGCCGGACCCTGGACCAGTCCGTGGCCTCGTGCAAGGACTCCGCGTCGGGCACCATCACCACCGCGTTCACCGCCGGGACCCCGCTGTCGGTCGAGGTGTCCTGCACGATCGACTACCGCGACCTCGGCCTGCTCGGGATCGGCGGCGACACCCAGATCACCAAGAAGTTCTCCTCCTCCCTCGACCCGTACCGGGGTGTCCGCGATGGCAACACACCCTGA
- a CDS encoding TadE/TadG family type IV pilus assembly protein yields MSRGRHRAGRRRSERGASSLELAILAPSILALIFLSIQTALWLYGRSVALNAAQEGVSRLRLVQPPTYTEAIGERVRSDIEAYAQQLGGNSLGDAQVQPPAYNNPEGLVSFTVTGETISLVPGLTLTVSRTATGPIEQFEADDK; encoded by the coding sequence GTGTCGCGGGGACGTCACCGGGCGGGTCGACGGCGCTCCGAGCGGGGCGCCAGCTCGCTGGAACTGGCGATCCTCGCGCCGTCGATCCTCGCGCTCATCTTCCTCTCGATCCAGACCGCGCTGTGGCTGTACGGCCGGTCCGTCGCGCTGAACGCGGCGCAGGAAGGGGTCTCCCGGCTGCGCCTGGTCCAGCCGCCGACGTATACCGAGGCGATCGGCGAGCGGGTCCGCAGCGACATCGAGGCGTACGCCCAGCAGCTCGGCGGCAACTCGCTCGGTGACGCGCAGGTGCAGCCACCGGCGTACAACAATCCCGAGGGCCTGGTGTCGTTCACGGTCACCGGCGAGACGATCTCGCTGGTGCCCGGCCTGACCCTCACCGTGAGCCGGACCGCCACCGGCCCGATCGAACAGTTCGAAGCCGACGACAAGTGA